tgtcagaaggggatcttattataataataccaccccttaatctgatCCAATCACAGCATtgccatttagtgtagagagagaaaataattgacagcacaattgagttttaacaaaccaccataatggtgatcagtgtttgcatttcatcagctcatttgcatatttaaaggacacacccaaacggcacctacaaagtgacaattttaacatgttataataaattacctGTGGGGTACTTTGACCTAAAACTTTACATGTGTACTCTGGGAAAACAAAAGATTGATTTCACATCTTAAAACAGTCTCATAAGATGACCAATTTAAAGTCTTGCATATTTACACATCCAGCATAAGTAGCCACCATTAATGAACATTGTTTTAACAACACCACTACTTAATCCCCCATTTAGTATGTTTATATTAACAAGGTAATTTATATTTAGCCTTTATTTGCAGATATGATAGGTGGGTGTCATTGCACTGACAGGCGAGTCAGCCGATTACAATTTgtagaaaaagaaaatttgATATGGTTAAACTATTAAAAATATCTGCTGATATAAGACATTACTAAACAATGCAATATTTCAGTGCTTCACCCCTCTGCAACAAATACTGACACTATTCTGTAGCACAcgtgaaaataacaaaagaatCCTAAATAATAATCACAGACATgtaatatttacagtatttttattCATAGTGTTATGATGCTGTTCCTGAGAGACTATTGATCAGTGCTATGCCACACACACAACCATCTAAACACACACCAGCAGAAATACATCTACACATCTCTCTAAGAGACGGCACATTAGACACACGGGACGGTCCGATCATTCAGTCACTGTACATGATGAATCAGTTTATCAGGTCAATGTCTACAGCGGGTGGACTTTTACAATGACGTCTGTGTGGTGTCCGTTTAGTTTCAGAACAAAAGGCCGTGCTTGGCCAAGTGTGAGGCGTATGATGTCTTGATCCTCAAACAATAGCAGATTGTACTAACTCACTCCAGTTTCATGCCAGGCTGGAGCCACTAACACCACACCAATACAACACAGAGCCATCAGACTGTGGTTGGCACCATACAAATAATCTGGTCCGATAGCCACGAGTAAGCCGAAACAGACCATTAGCCAAGGATTTCTGTCATCTCAAACCCAAAGCATATGaatgagttttttctttaatcacatgcaaaaacgtacgataacatgtttttttttttgacaataaaagGTAAATTATATTTCTAATGAGCAGCATTAATACAACAAATATACTTCTGAAAACATatcacatgcatgcacacaaagGGGTGAAACCATGGACATGTTGAGTGTCACACCACACATACGCTTCATATGTCACAATCTAGTTTCATTGTCAAACAGCAGATCAAGGACGGTTTACTAATAAGACCGAAGAAGTCATTCATTCCAAACTTTACATATCTACAAACACCATGAAACACCATCCCAGCCCTCCGATCAGAAACATGGTGATGTGCATGCTGTAGATGAAGAGATCATTGAGGATGCCGAAGTCAAGCCGACGGTGACCCAACAGCAGGAGAATAACAGACAGCTTGTACTGCAGTCGGAGAAAAATTCGTACGCTGACGTACTGCAGACAGAAGAGGGCGGAGAGCGCCACCCACAGGAGGGAGGTGAAAAGGCTGCAGCTGAAATAAAGAAGAAATCTGACGAAACTATACATCCATCGGGACTTCAGGTAGAGGTCAAAGTTGTTGTACTTGGTGCGTACGAGCTGGGCGGTGCGAGCCGGCCCGCAGGCCGAGTGCATGCAGGTGGTGTGAGGGCCATGGAAGGAACGAACCCTCCGTGGAATGGGGATGACGGGCATCGGTGGGTTTGACGGACCGCCGGGTTCAGGAAGGTCCGGTGGCAGGACTCTTCCGGTAACTGCAGGACTGCATGTTGCATTACACAGTGTGTTCTTAACTAACAAGCAGGCAGATGTAAATGTGATGTTCCCATGACCGGTGACTGATAAACCTCCACGACGGTGAAGCTCTGGGAAAAACATCATCAAGAATAAAGAATAATCAACGTTGGGGTGGAATACACAAAGTGCATTTCAAATTTTGCTTGAtactttaaatatacatttcattgaaaagtgatACAAAAAGAATACTAGCATAGTTAATATAATCTTTATGAAAATCGTCAATCGGACTGCGTAGGTACACATCATATGTTTGCTTTTAATTTCAGCTCATGCCCTACTAAAAAATCCAgatggtgagctggttttatcTGGTCtaccagcttggttttagcaggtTTTGCTGATGTAGCAActggtctggctgtgttttggtcactttttaagctggtctagttggAAAACCAGCTGACACACCAGCTTGACTATCTTTGGCAAGCCGCGAGGATCATCTTTAACCAGCTATTggcaccttaaaccagctaccagcttatgctggatttttcagtagggggcAACTGAATGACTGAAatgaattattaaattaaatcaatatGAAGTTATGATAACAATAAGAACAGATACAGGTCTAGAGGTCTCATAgccatataaatattaaatatgacAGAAATAATATTATGAAATAAAATCACATTTCAGACAGCAGATTAATAAATGTGGAATGCACCAGACACACATTCTTTGTCATTTACACTTTAAACATATACAtgataaatgcaaataagtgtTAATAAGAGTATCTgactattaaataaataaatgattatacataattattttataaaaagaaTGTATAACGTTAATATATTATTGCTATATTCATAAATGACCCTATTTATACAGGTACACCAAAAGTccacaataataaataacaaacacAGTATTATTACCATAACAGATTATGAATATGTTAGTAGCACTGTATGTTTAGATTTTAAACGTaagtaaattatattttaacctCAATTATGCAGAAATCTTTGTGTTGTATGAGGCCTCGTGTAAAACACTAGCAAAAAACACGGAGCGCACAATCACTCACCTCTCATCGCGAACCTAAATATAATACATGATATAAACATGATTTATGATTAAATATGTTAAACTCACATGTTTTAACAGCGCATCCATCTGTCGAGCACCGCTGCTTCTGCTGCGTATAGCGCGGAACACGACCTGTCGTAAAACACAAGGCCTGGTTGCCATGACAACAACAGCCGAGCCACCTACAGGCAGCTCGCTGTACGCCTCTCTGACGTCAGAGCTCGATGATACTGTAACATTAATCTGTTAAAACTTTTGTTGACTAGTAtattcttgagtaaaagtaaaagttccTTTCCTCAGCAATGGATCTATACTCTTAATGCACTGAACTGAGATCAGTCTGAGAGATTTGTACTTTAGTCTGTATGTGTGCTGCTGAGTTCTATTTTCATAGCTGTGATCATCACACAGATTTATGAGTCGGCTGTAAGACTGCATGCTGCTTATTTGTCAAGCAGCCAGATGTGTAAAGAGCATCAGAGCTCACTGGAGATAAATCATAAAACATGCTGCTTTAAAAAGAGTTTATTATGATCGTTAATGGGGCGCACGATCACTTTCTGCAAGATTTAAagacatattatgcaaaatctgaaaaacaaaccttataatACTTAATCAAACATGCATAAAGCCGTCAGCGGGGCTAAATAAATTCTCCCATTTAGCTTGCTTTAAGATTGTGATTGCTTTTACTAATTTAATCAACAGTGTAATAATTTCAGCAGCAGTCAGATTTGATGGTGGATATAGAGGAGATTTGGGGATGATTTAGGTGAGTACagtacctctctctctctctttcataaTCTCTTTTTAGACTCTGCAGATTTTTGAAACTCAGAGGTCTAAAGGCCGTAATATAAAACTTCAGTTTCCAGCAGTTTGCTCTTTATTGTAGGGTCTATACAAAGAGGATTCAAtgataaacaaataaaagtCTCACAGTGCTTCTCAACCTTCTGAcatttaataaaacacattcatttatcagcaagttctgtgtaattaaacatagAGTAATAAGACTATTAACCaacaacagcactacattgtaccatttagtatgttttggttaaagagcacctattatccgtttcacgattttacatttgctttggtgtgtaagtgtgtattagtaacatgttaacgatatgcaaaaggtaaaaaccccaaagtaaacgataacGCGAGTTATTgtttccaatgtaaatctcttttcttggactacaacaaacacacagattacttcctgggattgttgACGTGAACACGACGGTAATTATCATAATCCCGcccgcttctgactcacagcctgtaagtagtcgatgtttttatatttaaagaatttactacCGACTATACCATGATTCAAAGACgggttttgaaaaataaatgttaatcgATCAgtttggtcatctgcattttctggatcagattcggcTCAGTAAAGATGATATTTACTCCTTGCATTGCACTGTATTGCATtgcaaccaaatctttcaaacatggtaaggagcgtcacatttccggctgatgtcagaggtatttaggccaatcGCAACTAGACCTGTTTGAGTCGTGACTCACTCGGATCTTTCACCCGaatctttaaattaactcatgagtTGCGAGTCTCTAGTGTCATTAacccggatcagttgagtcctactacaattcaatgtaaaaccataaacagcgccaccacacacacaaacctctttcaacATTATTGATGAGACTTCGCTCGCACTACAGATCCACTCGTAAACGGCTGATctaatcacaacatacagattagttGGCCAATCAGAGGACACAGCGCTTCAGaatgatgagctttgtacaaaatcaatgcgctTCAGGAAGGCAGGGCATAGAGGTGCAACAATAATGTTTTAGCAACTTaacaggtgctctttaaatcaaattttaagtattatgtcatacattttcttttgagGGGGCACAAAGagatgcaccatacacaagggggggggACACCGAAAAAGTGTCAGAACCACTGGTTTACCACagacgcacgcacgcacgcatgcacgcacgcacacacacacacacacacacacacacacacacacacacacacacacacacacacacacacacacacacacacacacacacaaacaaaaaatggtCAACAACATATAGTttcttttgtgtgttttgtgtgttttgtgtgtgattttctttgtagtttttcatgtATAAAAggataaaatgtgttaaaaatgaatataTCAGAACTGATGAAAAAATGAGAACATAATGATCTGCTGAAGTGCTGTACTTATAAATACTGTCACATTGAGTTTCAGCAGGATGATTGTTCTACTTGTTTCCACTAGAGGGAGGTATCTTCATACTACAATCTGCTAAAACACAGTTCTTGAAACTACTGCCAATTTTCTCAAAACCTTAAACACTAAACCTAATCTTTAGACTAGATTCACAGAATCTCTGGCAAAATCCAAATCCAGCTATAAAACGAAAGAAAACTctaaatgaaaattaaccatggttttactatagtaaaaaaacatggtaaccACAACCATAACCATGATTactaccacaataaaaccatgattCATTTTCATAATGGACAGTACTCCACAAATGTGCAACTGCAAAACCAAAATCAATGAAAAATTCATTCTGTCTCAGCGTCTCAAGAGTCTTCATGCTGCTCTGAGCACCACATTCACAtcacagacaaacaaaacagagAAGAAACCCTCTTCACATCAGGACAACTGCTTTTCCTCTGCTCCTGCTCTTCCTCATCTGCTACCTCTTCCTCATAgtcttcctcctcatccatcACCTCTTCCTCATAGTCTTCCTCCTCATTCATCACCTCTTCTTCATAgtcttcctcctcatccatcACCTCTTCTTCATAGTCTTCCTCCTCATTCATCACCTCTTTCTCATAgtcttcctcctcatccatcACCTCTTCCTCATAGTCTTCCTCCTCATCTGTCACCTCTTCCTCATAGTCTTCCCCCTTATCCGCCACCTCTTCCTCATAgtcttcctcctcatccatcACCTCTTCCTCATAGTCTTCCTCCTCGTCTGCCACCTTTTCCTCATAGTCTTCCTCCTCGCCCGTCACCTCTTCCTCATAGTCTTCCTCCTCGTCCGGCACCTCTTCCTCATAGTCTTCCTCCTCATCCGCCACCTCATCCTCATAGTCTTCCTCCTCATCTGCCACCTCTTCTTCATAgtcttcctcctcatccatcACCTCTTCTTCATAGTCTTCCTCCTCATCTATCAACTCTTCCTCCTAGTCTTCCTCCTCTTCTGCCACCTCTTCTTCATAgtcttcctcctcatccatcACCTCATCCTCATAgtcttcctcctcatccatcACCTCTTCCTCATAGTCTTCCTCCTCTTCTTACACCTCTTCTTCATAGTCTTCCTCCTCTTCCGCCACCTCTTCCTCATAGTCTTCCTCCTCCTCCGTCACCTCTTCCTCATAGTCTTCCTCCTTGTCCGTCACCTCTTCCTCATAgtcttcctcctcatccatcACATCTTCTTCATAgtcttcctcctcatccatcACCTCTTCCTCATAgtcttcctcctcatccatcATTAGATGTGgggtttaatttaatgtttaaggAACTCAGAAAAGATCTCTGAATATCTTCATTATCTGAAAGATCTGCTCATCTGATTATcttgctatttaaaatacaccTTTAGTTCCCTTTTAACTGCACTGAGATATTTAAACCTAATAAAGGCAGAGTGAGTTTTTTGTGAGTTACATTAAATgtgaacaataaaaataaacagaacattaataattaaacatttgtttctGAATAAAGCACGAGCAGATCACAGAGCTATACTGAAGGttctggaaagtccttaaatCATGATTCACATTCACATTTAGTCTGGTGTAACATCTTTACATTTCCACCCAACATCCAAGATTAAAGCAGTTAAATGTCAAAATCCTCTTACCAGCCCCAAATACACTGAAGCTTGATCAATTAATTCATTAACTAAGTAGAGGTCAGGAGCAACAGATGTGGAGAGATGAATGAAATCAATTACCAGAGAACAAGAGAAgaactttaattaaaaaaagtttcattaaAGAACTTCACAGTTTCAGAAGCGTTATTAATCTGAAAACATTAtatagaaataaacaaaaacaggaCGATTCATTTCATCTTTACATGCATGAACGAACACACAATGCAGAACATATTAAACACATAgaggtggtttcctggacatgGATTAGTTTAAAACAGGAGTAGGTCTTAGTTTACTTAGGAAATATAAACATGCATTACTAAAAACataacttgtgtgcattttggggCTAAAGAAAGGGCACTgaagtattttaagatatgttcaTTGCAAGATGTTTTTAGTTTTGACAGCAAGATTGGTTAGTGTGTTAATCTGTAACATAAGggtttgttttggattaaaatcTGCATAAGGAGGCTTTAGCAGATAAGTCTTTTCAGTCTCTAAACTTCACACAACATCACAGCGTCACTGCCAAACCTCACAGTTCACATGCAGAATAGATTCAGTGTGTGTCTGTATCACAACAtaacacacatttacacattcaTCTTTCATTGGTCGGGCAAACAAACGTCATTGGTCACCttaaaaatgtgttaatttaatttactttaTGGAGCCATTCAGCCAAAACCTACATTGTGAAGTACTTTTATTCCTCACAAGAGATAAAACATCTAcacaacaaacaacaacaaataaccacaaatgtgtATGTGTTGAGTTTCAGTGCATATGAAGATCTCTGCATAAATATCCATGAAGTGAAGATTTAGTGAAGACTAAAGAGAAGAGGACACACATGTGACTGTGGTATAGAGATGTGTTTGCTCACATCAGCACAATCTGATGACATTACTGAACAGAGATCAGTGGTTTCTTCACAGATGAAGAGTTTGTCTCTGTGATATTAATACAGCCCATCAGAAAAACACACATGACAAATCTAAAGAAGACCAGATCAAGCAAACATCAGCATTACTCATAGACAGCACAAGACTTTACCTGAACTATCACAGTAATCTCATGTGTCTCGTCTTCAGACTCAGACTTTTAATGTCAACGTTTCTCCTCAGAGAAAGAAAGCTTGCTGCTGTACAtctctttattattttatagcTCTTACTGCATGTCAACTATTGTCTGTGTGaatctgcgtgtgtgtgtgtgtgtgtgtgtgtgtgtgtgtgtgtatctgtgtgaAATCTGTAGATCAGCAGAACTCTGTATTCAGCAAAACTAGCAGTCTCCATCTTCAGGCTTTACTTCATCAGATTCTTATAtttacattcacatacagaaatGTCACACACATGAAGTTTTAAAGACTTTTTTGTGAAAGAGGCGCTGAAATGAatgtgatttcataagttattcaTGTTTTAacaacaacatgatctcacaaagttacATGGTATAGTgacggaatattttgctcatttgtttgagtcattgtcacggatcatTTTTCCATGtctgtaccacagactttcttttccgtgtcagttccacgtattggttactcatttgtttttccaatttttttaccattttcacgtgggcttggggttagatttgggttttGGGTTaagatgtcactttaactattggtttatactatttttcttCCAGAATTTTAAACAGTTGTCatctgacgttagggttagagttgggtttgggttaggatgtcattttatgttacataaagttgttctaaccccaaacccatgcgaaaatggtaagaaaatctGAAAAACTATTGTGTAACCAATACGTGTAACTGACATGGAAAAGAAAGAACGGACACAAACaaatgcagagatccgtgacaatgacccggataaatgagcaaaatattccgaAACTATAACACGGAAATAACAACTTTTCATTTGTTGTACGATCTGTCTGTGTTAATCCAGTGGTGGCTCATAACTTCTTTATCGGGGAGGCACAAATGTGAAACTCGTCAAAACATCATCATGTTTGTGgatcgtcatgtcaaaatacgtgcctgttACAGACGCTTcataagggtttatgataaaagagacgctgaCGTTTGTCAGATTCTCGTCTAatttcatgtgtaatcagagtttagttttaagttagtgtcttgcgtgtCTTTTATCATGAACCCTTTTGATGCATATGCAGAAGTCACGTATTTTGACACGACACACGATGCACATACATTCCCATGATGCACTGAACTCATACAGTATTtagacatgatgagccacagagtaaaattgttttgatgtttttctcATAGGAAGTACAGTAACTTTACAGTAAGTGGTTATGGAGTGGATTTTTTGGGGATGTTGCTACCAGTCAACCCCTAAGATCAACGATGTTCTGCGTCCCTCCATCAATGTACTGTAAGTCAATAGGATTTTTTTCCTAAATactgtgaaaatgttttatggagTGGTGCTGGTTAATTTAGTAATGAACTGTGCACTGTTTGATTCTGCAGGGTTTAGTTCAGTTTA
The sequence above is drawn from the Misgurnus anguillicaudatus chromosome 22, ASM2758022v2, whole genome shotgun sequence genome and encodes:
- the tmem250 gene encoding transmembrane protein 250; this encodes MPVIPIPRRVRSFHGPHTTCMHSACGPARTAQLVRTKYNNFDLYLKSRWMYSFVRFLLYFSCSLFTSLLWVALSALFCLQYVSVRIFLRLQYKLSVILLLLGHRRLDFGILNDLFIYSMHITMFLIGGLGWCFMVFVDM